The Sagittula sp. P11 genome window below encodes:
- a CDS encoding fasciclin domain-containing protein has product MKTFAATAILALMTTPALAADVPTVGGAPMYPDKTIVENAVNSPIHTTLVAAVKQAGLVDTLNSEGPFTVFAPTDKAFGMVSDESLQQLMMPQHKEQLGQILACHVVAANAMSDAIMGMIADDGGMHPVPTVGGCTLQAKMSGNNIVLTDENGREATVTLADVRQSNGVIHVIDRVLLPRQ; this is encoded by the coding sequence ATGAAGACCTTTGCAGCCACCGCCATCCTCGCCCTCATGACCACGCCGGCCCTTGCCGCCGACGTGCCTACGGTCGGGGGCGCGCCGATGTACCCGGACAAGACCATCGTCGAGAACGCGGTAAACTCGCCCATCCACACCACGCTGGTCGCGGCGGTCAAGCAGGCCGGCCTTGTCGACACGCTCAATTCCGAAGGGCCCTTCACCGTCTTCGCGCCGACCGACAAGGCGTTCGGCATGGTCTCCGACGAGAGCCTGCAGCAACTGATGATGCCCCAGCACAAGGAACAGCTCGGTCAGATCCTCGCCTGCCACGTGGTCGCCGCAAACGCCATGTCCGATGCCATCATGGGCATGATCGCGGATGACGGCGGCATGCACCCGGTGCCGACCGTGGGCGGCTGCACGCTCCAGGCGAAGATGAGCGGCAACAACATCGTCCTGACGGACGAGAACGGCCGCGAGGCCACCGTGACCCTCGCCGATGTCCGCCAGTCCAACGGCGTCATCCACGTGATCGACCGCGTCCTGCTGCCGAGGCAGTAA
- a CDS encoding glutathione S-transferase family protein translates to MSYVLHYAPDNASLIVRLALEELGVPYVTRLVDRAARAQESAEYRRVNPAGLIPALETPDGTLFETAAILLWLADRHGRLAPASEDAGRGDVLKWLVFVSNTVHTGLRMTFYPEKYVGPDPQAQAALLATLRGVDGTGMTLPRALALLDGVIGGRDPDAPPDALAIYVAVLLRWCALYPHGDTGWFRLAAYPALNALAERVETRPSAQKAALAEGLGPTPLSNPRPAQPPEGSAL, encoded by the coding sequence ATGAGTTACGTGCTGCACTATGCCCCCGACAATGCCTCGCTGATCGTCCGGTTGGCGCTGGAAGAGCTTGGCGTGCCCTATGTCACGCGGCTGGTCGACCGCGCGGCCCGCGCGCAGGAGAGTGCAGAGTACCGGCGGGTGAACCCCGCGGGCCTGATCCCCGCGCTGGAGACGCCGGACGGCACGCTTTTCGAGACGGCGGCGATCCTGTTGTGGCTGGCGGACCGGCACGGGCGGCTGGCCCCCGCGTCCGAAGACGCCGGGCGCGGCGATGTCCTGAAATGGCTGGTCTTCGTGTCGAACACCGTGCACACCGGGCTGCGGATGACCTTCTACCCGGAGAAATACGTGGGGCCGGACCCGCAGGCGCAGGCTGCGCTGCTTGCCACCCTGCGCGGTGTGGACGGGACGGGCATGACCCTGCCCCGTGCGCTTGCGCTGCTGGACGGGGTGATCGGCGGGCGTGACCCGGACGCGCCGCCCGATGCGCTTGCGATCTACGTCGCGGTCCTTCTGCGCTGGTGCGCGCTTTACCCGCATGGCGACACCGGCTGGTTCCGGCTCGCCGCTTACCCGGCGCTCAATGCGCTGGCGGAAAGGGTGGAAACCCGTCCGTCTGCACAGAAGGCCGCCTTGGCCGAGGGGTTGGGACCGACCCCGCTCAGCAATCCGCGTCCCGCACAGCCACCAGAAGGGAGTGCGCTCTGA